A part of Aspergillus flavus chromosome 5, complete sequence genomic DNA contains:
- a CDS encoding threonine dehydrogenase, producing the protein MKAARFYAARDIRIEEVETPQGSDEKALVQVEWCGICGSDINEYVQGPMSIPHTRTGPHPLTGDILPVTLGHELSGRIIQAPSTSSLSPGQAVIVDPRYYCSSCTACTSSVTNCCQSLGFLGLSGGGGGFSEKVAVPPAMLHQIPDNIDMATATLIEPLAVAWHAVRCSGVKGFKGLPILVIGGGPVGVATVFVLRAWGADQIYVSETARRRREFLQDLVQATFDPIEVNVGSECRSLSNGSGIGLVFDCAGSQKGLEAACDSLRFHGLYVNLAVPKSAISLPAMYFMRKELTYKSFLAYDDADFKATVAAFTEGRFAGVERMITRRIALEELVEKGFKTLLQNPDEHIKIVATAGELPSRDSTL; encoded by the exons TGGTGCGGGATATGTGGAAGTGATATCAACGAATATGTTCAAG GCCCTATGTCGATACCCCACACACGCACCGGACCACACCCCCTCACTGGCGATATTCTCCCAGTAACGCTTGGCCATGAGCTCTCTGGACGCATTATTCAAGCGCCATCGACATCGTCACTTTCCCCGGGACAGGCAGTCATCGTCGACCCTCGATACTATTGTTCATCCTGCACGGCATGTACTTCATCCGTCACGAACTGCTGCCAGTCCCTAGGCTTCCTAGGCCTCTCCGGAGGAGGGGGTGGCTTCTCTGAGAAAGTTGCCGTGCCACCGGCTATGCTTCATCAGATCCCTGACAATATTGACATGGCCACAGCTACCCTTATTGAGCCCCTCGCTGTGGCCTGGCATGCCGTTCGATGCTCCGGTGTCAAGGGCTTCAAGGGTCTACCTATTCTGGTTATAGGTGGTGGCCCGGTAGGTGTAGCCACGGTTTTTGTGTTAAGGGCATGGGGCGCAGATCAGATCTACGTCTCTGAAACAGCCCGTCGTCGCAGGGAGTTCCTCCAAGATCTAGTGCAGGCTACTTTTGATCCGATCGAGGTCAATGTGGGTTCGGAGTGTAGGAGTCTCTCGAATGGAAGTGGTATAGGGTTGGTGTTTGATTGTGCTGGATCCCAGAAAGGGCTAGAAGCTGCGTGTGATAGCCTGAGGTTTCATGGTTTATATGTAAATCTGGCGGTGCCGAAATCTGCA ATCTCATTGCCAGCTATGTATTTTATGCGGAAGGAATTGACATATAAGTCTTTCCTGGCTTATGATGACGCTGACTTTAAAGCTACTGTGGCTGCATTTACGGAAG GAAGATTTGCCGGTGTGGAGCGCATGATAACGCGGCGTATTGCGTTGGAAGAACTCGTGGAGAAGGGCTTCAAAACGCTCCTTCAGAACCCAGATGAGCATATAAAAATTGTGGCGACGGCAGGGGAACTGCCATCGAGAGATTCGACACTTTAA